From Anopheles funestus chromosome 3RL, idAnoFuneDA-416_04, whole genome shotgun sequence, a single genomic window includes:
- the LOC125769316 gene encoding transmembrane protein 258, translating into MDLMVRYVSPVNPAVFPHLASVLLLFGTFFTAWFFVFEVSRPKQPSKESVIFKELAISLFASLFLGFGVLFLLLSVGIYV; encoded by the coding sequence ATGGATTTGATGGTTCGCTACGTCTCGCCGGTAAACCCGGCCGTGTTTCCACATTTGGCGAGTGTGTTACTGCTGTTTGGCACATTCTTCACAGCGTGGTTCTTCGTGTTCGAAGTATCCCGCCCAAAACAACCGTCCAAGGAGAGCGTCATCTTTAAGGAGCTGGCTATCAGTTTGTTCGCATCACTGTTCCTTGGATTCGGTGTGCTGTTTCTTCTGCTTTCGGTTGGGATCTATGTGTAA